One window of the Babesia microti strain RI chromosome IV, complete genome genome contains the following:
- a CDS encoding TRM112-like protein At1g78190 (overlaps_old_locusTagID:BBM_III06760): MRLITHNLLACNVKSCTNGYPLRIDSEAIIVKEKNKIDREFVEKMLTRLDYYVLHSAAKSIGIDIPPTYDRDVQLSDEFIDTVGNTILNVSVKEGKLVCPSCAHVFTIKNGIPNMVLKDE, encoded by the exons TCAAAAGTTGTACAAATGGGTATCCCCTTAGAATTGACAGTGAAGCTATTATCGTGAAGGAGAAGAATAAGATAGATCGAGAGTTTGTTGAAAAAATGCTCACTCGCCTAGATTATTATGTGTTGCATTCTGCAGCTAAAAGTATCGGAATAGACATCCCCCCTACCTACGATCGCGACGTTCAGCttagtgatgaatttatagaCACAGTTGGgaatacaattttaaat GTATCAGTTAAGGAGGGCAAATTGGTATGCCCATCATGTGCTCATGTGTTTACAATTAAGAATG GAATCCCTAACATGGTCTTGAAGGATGAATGA
- a CDS encoding Protein kinase domain (overlaps_old_locusTagID:BBM_III06765) — MVRFIDFKCDLSGEQIYFEKSGLKLEIGGKLGGGAYGDVFRAYLVDNLHTGLEQPAKKRSIEPKNRSYKTASAHEFCIRRVSQLDTRAINSLDSTRENFDSNKYTVDMCVPSNPPKRDADFAIKYFKDDSVKILKQGLTSATIRELSIMKSCEGHPNILKVIDIFVDPHPNICKKLNAQLQTFFSTFQDKDLIEKEFSFYPFAETQPFVLALYEYCKGGDLSKQINKCNRQIPQQQMALQMLHPMPKQILEDCIGEPCRGMPIQQVKWYSFQLLNGLAYLHNLKIEHRDLKPNNLMLDSNDKFAVLKIGDWGLGRENRSLDGTVTPTVCTLYYRPIEIILGSINLNKNRNDILIDGAQTQIHSYGLNSDIWSAACIIAEMVTGQPLFQGHSDFQVLTRIVMALGKPTENEWKNCSLSEHYPFRDDLYNIHVEDKMNNLRVALFQRMDDLGLDLLLKMLEYNPHKRITAQMALSHPWFADVNFRKLDSLGVINCYSNALKAKFGVKTVEYMEERCSGITTTTLLSHVMHRKDGVRDSVVDVIEGDFLAAYKTIEEGRLPIAIQQVQ; from the exons ATGGTCCGTTTCATTGACTTCAAGTGCGACTTGTCTGGGGAACAAATTTACTTTGAAAAGAGCGGTTtgaaattggaaattgGTGGGAAACTCGGAGGAGGTGCATACGGCGACGTCTTCCGAGCTTATCTGGTGGACAACTTACACACTGGTCTAGAGCAGCCGGCTAAGAAACGATCGATCGAGCCCAAAAATAGATCGTACAAAACAGCTTCGGCCCATGAATTTTGCATTAGAAGAGTGTCCCAACTTGATACTCGTGCCATTAACTCGTTGGACTCTACTAGGGAAAACTTTGActccaataaatatacagtGGATATGTGTGTTCCTTCTAACCCCCCCAAAAGGGATGCTGATTTCGCaattaaatactttaaaGATGATTCAGTTAAGATTCTAAAGCAAGGTCTCACCTCGGCGACAATAAGggaattatcaattatgaAG AGTTGCGAGGGTcatccaaatattttgaaagtAATCGACATTTTTGTGG ATCCACACCCTAATATATGCAAAAAACTAAACGCTCAACTTCAAACATTTTTCTCCACCTTCCAAGACAAGGATCTCATTGAGAAGGAGTTTAGTTTTTACCCATTTGCTGAAACACAACCGTTTGTTTTAGCCCTTTACGAATATTGCAAAG gCGGGGACCTTAGtaaacaaataaacaaGTGCAATAGGCAAATTCCGCAGCAGCAGATGGCGCTACAGATGTTGCATCCAATGCCTAAACAGATTCTGGAAGATTGTATCGGTGAACCCTGTCGCGGAATGCCCATACAACAAGTGAAATGGTACAGCTTTCAACTGCTAAACGGGTTGGCTTATTTGCACAATCTTAAG atTGAACATCGGGACCTGAAACCTAACAACCTGATGCTGGATagcaatgataaatttgccGTGTTAAAGATAGGAGATTGGGGTCTGGGCCGAGAGAATCGATCTCTAGACGGTACTGTTACTCCCACTGTATGCACTCTGTATTATCGTCCTATAGAAATCATCTTGGGTAGTATAAACCTGAACAAAAATCGCAATGATATCCTTATAGATGGGGCGCAGACTCAG attcaCTCCTATGGCCTAAACTCGGATATATGGAGCGCTGCATGTATAATAGCGGAGATGGTAACGGGACAACCCCTTTTCCAAGGGCACTCGGATTTTCAAGTGCTCACTCGTATAGTCATGGCCTTGGGTAAACCGACAGAAAATGAATGGAAGAATTGTTCGCT TTCAGAACACTATCCATTCCGAGACGATCTTTACAATATACATGTAGAAGACAAGATGAATAATCTACGCGTTGCGCTCTTTCAGCGCATGGATGACCTAGGCCTGGATCTACTGCTAAAGATGCTAGAATATAATCCGCACAAACGGATAACTGCACAGATGGCTCTATCCCATCCCTGGTTTGCAGATGTAAATTTTAGGAAACTTGACTCTCTTGGCGTGATAAACTGCTACAGTAATGCATTGAAGGCCAAGTTTGGCGTGAAAACGGTAGAGTACATGGAGGAACGGTGCAGCGGTATAACAACAACAACTTTACTGTCACATGTAATGCACAGAAAAGATGGAGTGAGGGATAGCGTGGTTGATGTGATAGAGGGAGACTTTTTAGCGGCATATAAAACAATAGAAGAAGGACGGTTGCCCATCGCAATACAGCAAGTACAATAA
- a CDS encoding hypothetical protein (overlaps_old_locusTagID:BBM_III06770), translated as MESKLSDGTQIDESIPVKLPGNYPNAHTSIGMVNSTGEPPSYPDIEPYKYMESLSYSNSQPPGISNAVNDSYTEEGVEGTRVIDETHIHQEYLPTHVPHAEYMQPYGTEFDLSHNGTNTYGALVTDGIGLGMSVSDPLGVDMGHLKENVKGRHPMYPAAMRMQSHDGMPLLHADSLEQHRRSIGKGRKNKSEANELVRRAKQLPKVMGVRYDANHQYWVATWYQNRKRMDRYFSVGRFGFEEARLLAIDCRKTAGKSLQGKSYDKQMSNEKHMKVVDMYGEEFAANNLSVVAGMPMGYMDPVHMQHMDSDKLNSDKGEEYADGDMKHRIQYRGGDPNKKSKDFNRLNVSKVALNYILSDLCNNCLPTILENNHMPGELYIHCYNKISDHLQMIITASQSEDIEKYLHLFQLCIQNRVLPSALQVQEQRAMITRLCQI; from the coding sequence ATGGAATCTAAGCTAAGTGATGGTACGCAGATTGATGAATCCATCCCGGTCAAACTACCAGGCAATTATCCCAACGCCCACACCTCAATTGGTATGGTTAACTCTACTGGAGAACCCCCCTCTTACCCCGACATAGAACCCTACAAATATATGGAATCCCTTAGTTATTCCAATTCGCAACCTCCAGGAATCTCAAATGCAGTCAATGACTCCTACACCGAAGAAGGTGTGGAAGGTACACGAGTTATAGATGAAACGCATATCCATCAGGAATATTTACCAACGCATGTTCCACATGCAGAGTATATGCAGCCCTATGGCACAGAATTTGATCTCTCCCATAACGGCACCAACACCTACGGGGCCCTAGTGACTGACGGCATAGGGTTGGGTATGTCTGTGTCAGACCCTCTGGGCGTAGATATGGGCCATTTAAAGGAAAATGTAAAGGGGCGCCATCCGATGTACCCCGCTGCAATGCGAATGCAATCGCATGATGGAATGCCCTTGTTGCACGCTGACTCATTGGAGCAGCACAGAAGGAGTATTGGCAAGGGTAGGAAAAACAAAAGTGAGGCTAACGAATTGGTTAGGAGGGCGAAACAGCTGCCTAAAGTTATGGGCGTGAGATATGACGCCAACCACCAATACTGGGTCGCCACTTGGTACCAGAATCGCAAAAGAATGGATCGCTATTTCTCTGTTGGCCGCTTCGGTTTTGAGGAGGCCCGTCTCCTTGCAATTGACTGCAGGAAAACTGCAGGAAAATCTCTGCAGGGCAAGAGCTATGATAAGCAGATGTCTAATGAGAAGCATATGAAGGTTGTTGATATGTATGGTGAGGAATTTGCAGCGAATAATCTATCTGTGGTGGCAGGGATGCCTATGGGTTACATGGACCCTGTTCATATGCAACACATGGACTCTGATAAGCTTAATAGTGATAAGGGGGAAGAGTACGCGGATGGTGATATGAAACACAGGATACAGTATAGGGGCGGAGATCCCAATAAGAAGAGTAAGGATTTTAATCGTCTAAATGTGTCGAAAGTGGCTCTAAATTACATCCTTTCCGATCTGTGTAACAATTGTCTGCCTACAATTCTTGAAAACAACCATATGCCTGGCGAACTATACATTCACtgttataataaaatatccGATCATCTGCAAATGATAATCACAGCTAGCCAGTCTGAGGacattgaaaaatatctacatTTGTTCCAGTTGTGCATCCAAAACCGCGTGCTGCCTAGCGCCTTGCAAGTCCAAGAGCAGCGAGCCATGATCACCAGGCTCTGTCAGATCTAG
- a CDS encoding conserved Plasmodium protein, unknown function (overlaps_old_locusTagID:BBM_III06775;~overlaps_old_locusTagID:BBM_III06780), which produces MCRFNIQKFLLPLDNSLFTRIRPLIYGPREMVKPHLHLCIARGEDVHYLKRFGLDHVWGKIYFISLHIWLVNRRFHANRNRIRKIVIWDMLWEYIRYLMFNIEVREGNFGKTLKKVQEQVYGLSLALDQSLDTCQLEAEQLAAMKYALWVFLYNMDKQMEYSNALMNVTMYVMDMNNFIALLPKEEFKQGAFIWPH; this is translated from the exons ATGTGCCGATTCAATATACAGAAGTTTCTACTACCCTTAGATAACAGTTTATTTACTAGAATTAG ACCTCTAATTTACGGACCTAGAGAAATGGTGAAACCGCATTTACATTTATGCATTGCACGGGGTGAAGACGTTCACTATCTTAAAA GATTTGGATTGGACCATGTTTGGGGAAAAATTTACTTCATAAGTTTGCACATTTGGCTTGTTAATCGCAGATTTCATGCCAAC AGAAATCGCATACGTAAAATCGTTATTTGGGATATGCTGTGGGAGTACATTCGTTATTTGATGTTTAACATCGAA GTACGCGAAGGAAACTTTGGTAAAACGTTGAAAAAGGTGCAAGAACAGGTCTACGGTCTATCATTAGCTCTGGACCAATCCCTTGATACGTGCCAACTCGAAGCTGAACAATTGGCAGCCATGAAATATGCCCTATgggtatttttatataatatggaCAAGCAAATGGAGTATAGCAATGCACTAATGAATGTAACAATGTATGTAATGGACATGAACAACTTTATCGCATTATTACCCAAGGAAGAGTTTAAGCAGGGTGCTTTTATATG gccaCACTAG
- a CDS encoding GTPase Era (overlaps_old_locusTagID:BBM_III06780) — protein sequence MSVRLSNRHFSIMSRLQRLQIWNRDTHNSGQSLDTEPFRNPDNKRSITRGVVPIHAESTLWSVPESPQNARTLRASIIGLPNAGKSSLLNSLLSTSLAAVSPKVNTTRENITAVLTRDNCQIVFVDNPGIIPFQYKRSFGKELLRAAWRGYHECDVCILVVDVVKRPCSQLFQLIRSITPKTIKSSSQPTDSDPLTESLIEESDELLEAGMDECYNRIPVILVLNKSDLLDSIKWAKSRFKELKVYGSFSQVIYTSAKKNLGIEYLLDVLERYSKQSPWIYPHDLLTPMSKIQILEQSIRTYIFCWFNKDLPYKIGHKTVGWTKIDDTTTLIEHELYTKTDLAAKIICGTGGKIIARIQDKVAKKLSHLWKMNIRLNIHVKTDRNKLPL from the exons ATGAGTGTCAGATTGTCAAATAGACATTTCAGCATCATGTCAAGATTGCAGCGCTTACAAATATGGAACCGCGATACTCACAATAGCGGTCAAAGTTTAGACACGGAACCTTTTCGTAATCCGGATAATAAACGTAGTATTACACGAGGCGTTGTGCCAATACAT GCAGAATCTACACTATGGAGTGTGCCAGAATCTCCTCAAAATGCCAGAACTCTCAGAGCTTCAATTATTGGCTTACCCAATGCAG gtaAAAGTTCGTTGCTAAATTCATTACTAAGCACTTCATTAGCTGCTGTATCTCCCAAAGTCAATACCACCAG gGAAAATATAACTGCTGTATTGACCAGGGACAATTGCCAAATCGTATTTGTTGACAACCCGGGGATCATTCCATTTCAATACAAAAGATCCTTTGGCAAAGAGCTTCTAAGGGCTGCATGGAGGGGATACCATGAATGCGATGTATGTATTCTTGTTGTGGATGTTGTAAAGAGACCCTGCTCACAGCTTTTTCAACTTATTCGTAGTATTACCCCTAAAACAATCAAATCATCATCACAACCTACAGATTCTGACCCTTTAACTGAATCTCTCATAGAAGAATCAGATGAATTACTTGAAGCTGGAATGGATGAGTGTTATAATAGAATACCTGTCATTTTGGTACTAAACAAA AGTGATTTATTGGACAGTATCAAGTGGGCCAAGTCTAGGTTTAAGGAGCTGAAAGTTTATGGGTCATTTTCACAGGTCATTTATACTTCTGCAAAAAAGAATTTGGGTATTGAATATCTTTTGGATGTACTGGAGCGATACTCAAAGCAATCGCCTTGGATTTACCCTCATGATCTACTAACACCAATGTCAAAGATACAAATCCTAGAACAGTCCATACGTACATACATTTTCTGTTGGTTCAACAAGGACTTACCTTATAAGATAGGACATAAAACTGTTGGTTGGACTAAAATAGATGACACAACTACACTTATTGAACAT GAACTATACACAAAGACAGATTTGGCTGCAAAGATCATTTGTGGCACTGGTGGAAAAATAATCGCTAGGATACAGGATAAAGtggcaaaaaaattatctcaCTTGTGGAAAATGAACATTAGATTGAATATACATGTCAAAACGGATCGAAACAAATTGCCTTTgtga
- a CDS encoding hypothetical protein (overlaps_old_locusTagID:BBM_III06785) has translation MHRGSLKTDAEIVYKQNKFHQKELVKWEAGSDYDSQCTQNCNTNNNSYLNVGDLPGIFNLPPLYGPPKCSSLHVSGYDENLYTTQLDISTIPKEVQERASKIALEIQETQRDSFSEGSVDEPDVSSLVVEDSDGHICSTFGSALSPIDNSSVNSNVSEHTCKSQLIPTAPPSSPLKESDLDSHNSTNNCKGTKAPFKFNPNAAEFVPMAYGRGL, from the coding sequence ATGCACAGAGGAAGTTTGAAAACAGACGCtgaaattgtatataaacaaaacaaatttcatcaGAAAGAATTGGTTAAATGGGAGGCTGGAAGTGACTACGATTCCCAATGTacacaaaattgtaatacCAACAACAACTCATATTTGAATGTGGGAGATTTGCCCGGGATATTTAACCTTCCTCCTTTGTATGGGCCACCAAAATGCTCTTCCCTCCACGTTTCTGGCTATGAcgaaaatttgtataccACACAACTTGACATATCCACCATTCCCAAGGAAGTACAAGAAAGGGCTTCAAAAATCGCTTTGGAAATCCAAGAAACTCAGAGGGACTCCTTTTCCGAGGGGTCTGTAGATGAGCCTGATGTATCTTCCCTAGTGGTTGAGGATAGTGATGGTCATATTTGTAGTACCTTTGGATCAGCATTGTCCCCAATTGACAATTCGTCGGTTAATTCTAATGTTTCAGAGCATACATGCAAGTCCCAATTAATACCCACTGCTCCACCTTCATCACCCCTTAAAGAATCAGATCTGGATTCTCACAATTCAACCAATAATTGTAAGGGTACCAAGGCTccttttaaatttaatccCAATGCCGCAGAATTTGTGCCAATGGCCTACGGAAGGGGATTATAA
- a CDS encoding hypothetical protein (overlaps_old_locusTagID:BBM_III06790), producing the protein MVALKGEHNSIKLRGVENDTIRVPKSNRKLNGNQLNTQKPFTNQRLDSTNFNRSPGNIFVEIDKSIDFNLNITELLKNDLSDNGVAISDSQKVLLHSLSFLVGFSVILFTAGMIKYIKIAFRKYRTKKMTGNFDKWIDTSGISLAEWKGKQTTIIRIEDYEDVTQISTEETSDSNESIISDFESKSD; encoded by the coding sequence ATGGTAGCGCTAAAAGGCGAACATAACAGCATTAAACTCCGAGGAGTTGAGAATGACACAATTAGAGTTCCTAAATCAAATAGGAAGCTAAACGGTAATCAACTAAACACGCAAAAGCCATTTACAAACCAGCGTCTGGATTCCACGAACTTCAACAGATCCCCAGGAAACATTTTTGTCGAAATAGACAAGAGCATTGactttaatttaaatatcacAGAACTATTAAAGAATGATTTGTCTGATAACGGGGTTGCTATCTCAGATAGTCAGAAAGTGTTATTACACTCATTATCATTTCTGGTAGGGTTTTCGGTCATCCTTTTCACTGCGGGtatgattaaatatatcaaaattgcatttaGAAAGTATAGGACCAAGAAAATGACTggaaattttgacaaatggATCGACACTAGTGGTATTAGTTTGGCAGAATGGAAGGGGAAACAAACTACCATCATCCGCATTGAAGATTACGAAGATGTCACTCAAATTAGTACGGAAGAGACATCAGATTCCAATGAATCCATCATTTCGGACTTCGAATCGAAAAGCGATTAG
- a CDS encoding regulator of telomere elongation helicase 1 (overlaps_old_locusTagID:BBM_III06795), translating to MEKNVVSVLGIDVQFPYKIYEPQKLLIEAIIRSIEYGQNALIESPTGTGKTLCLLCASLAYLCDKRIPGLKIIYTTRTHGQLNHFINEFKKVPYYDRLREIGINATILGSRDKLCIHSQCSKMKGNALDGYCKALVHTRTCTYYNGYRSKEYNNLNILMDVMDVEDLTSMGKKYGFCPFYVMREAHKTSNFILMPYNYLFCQTIRDSIELDLNDAIIIIDEAHNIDDFAERVMSFNIYQMDVIRSIDFLKRIITTVNEDMYNKEKDDNPYLNKLLSLYATLQRLDCFLSSLDLDNNRMMHKIKRVDFHYTVGKVGDDFVIFDTISILNTLTSAILDKNSQNSLEQEFGCLTFIMATKISDESFNKNVNIEIQSIDRLKNSLLQLTSQWLRANCQHFYAVLRIDTGNNNNKFMYRSLLFECMNASCTFTKLKNEKIRNLILTSGTLSPIDNFISNISGGYIKFPIVLENEHIISSDRVWVGCISSKLKIFRERFRDKVGNFEDQQLISTYSTRSSHEYIVKLGILLKLFVKSVPGGILCFFPSYTNMNETIEVWKNTGIYHNLYSYKLIFIEVVKSTDSNDSIDDNLNSFKNVVDSGRGALFFAVFRGKIAEGVDFPNDYCRGIFICGIPYPNPHDFRVSLKMNYIRNTQNNSTDVVNALRDGTYNWHVLSAIKAVNQAMGRCIRHADDYGAILLADVRYEYKNIQVQLSKWVLKSLEIFSDTVALSNSLDKFFLKFRKSTKNDTINPIYDISTAKLVGNTESDDESFTEFVKHTCDYQNLLVRFQGKSQKRERSNSSASSLLGMVNDESKMSKSGVDNPFICWSNVTSARPLDQFNLE from the coding sequence ATGGAGAAAAATGTCGTTAGTGTTCTTGGAATTGATGTGCAATTTccatacaaaatttatgaaCCGCAGAAATTGCTCATTGAGGCTATCATTAGAAGTATAGAATATGGCCAAAATGCTTTAATAGAATCACCTACTGGAACTGGAAAGACTTTATGTTTACTATGCGCATCACTTGCTTATTTATGCGATAAGCGAATTCCGGGgcttaaaattatatacaccACTCGTACTCACGGGCAGTTAAATCACTTCATCAATGAATTCAAGAAGGTTCCCTACTATGATAGGCTTAGAGAAATAGGAATTAATGCAACAATTCTAGGATCTAGGGACAAATTATGTATCCACTCTCAGTGTTCCAAGATGAAGGGAAATGCACTGGATGGTTACTGTAAGGCATTGGTTCACACTAGAACCTGTACCTACTACAATGGATATCGTTCTAAGGAGTACAATAATCTTAACATTCTTATGGATGTTATGGATGTCGAAGATTTGACTTCAATGGGTAAAAAATATGGCTTTTGCCCGTTCTACGTAATGAGAGAGGCACATAAAACTAGCAATTTCATATTGATGCCTTATAACTACTTGTTCTGCCAAACAATACGAGATTCAATTGAATTGGACTTGAACGatgcaattattataattgatGAGGCACACAATATCGATGATTTTGCGGAGAGAGTTATGTCATTCAACATATATCAAATGGATGTAATTCGATCAATTGATTTCCTTAAAAGAATTATCACAACCGTCAACGAAGACATGTATAACAAAGAAAAGGATGATAATCCgtatctaaataaacttTTATCGTTATATGCCACTTTGCAACGTTTAGACTGCTTTCTATCTTCACTTGACCTAGATAATAATAGGATGATGCATAAGATTAAAAGGGTAGATTTTCATTATACTGTAGGCAAAGTTGGCGATGATTTTGTAATATTCGATACAATATCCATATTAAACACCTTAACTTCGGCAATATTAGACAAGAATTCGCAAAACAGTCTGGAGCAAGAATTTGGCTGCTTAACCTTCATAATGGCAACAAAAATTAGCGATGAAAGTTTTAATAAGAATGTAAACATTGAGATACAATCCATTGATAGGCTCAAAAATTCGCTTCTTCAGTTAACATCTCAATGGTTACGAGCTAATTGCCAACATTTTTACGCCGTACTTCGTATTGATACTGGTAATAAcaacaacaaatttatgtatagATCTTTGTTGTTTGAATGTATGAACGCTAGTTGCACATTTACCAAGCTGAAAAATGAGAAAATAAGGAATTTAATACTTACATCAGGCACTTTGTCCCcaattgacaatttcatatCAAATATCAGCGGGGGCTATATCAAATTTCCCATAGTTTTGGAAAATGAACACATCATCTCTAGTGATAGGGTTTGGGTAGGTTGTATCTCATCAAAACTCAAAATATTTCGGGAAAGGTTTAGAGATAAGGTTGGAAATTTTGAGGACCAACAACTGATATCCACATATAGCACCAGGTCTAGTCATGAATACATAGTCAAACTGGGCATACTGCTTAAACTATTCGTAAAATCAGTACCTGGTGGTATACTATGTTTTTTTCCAAGCTATACCAACATGAATGAGACCATAGAGGTGTGGAAAAACACAGgaatttatcacaatttatattcttACAAACTGATTTTCATTGAAGTGGTAAAATCCACCGACTCAAATGATTCCATTGATGATAATCTAAATTCGTTTAAAAATGTTGTGGATAGTGGAAGGGGTGCGTTGTTTTTTGCAGTATTCCGGGGTAAAATTGCCGAGGGGGTAGATTTCCCTAACGATTATTGTCGaggtatttttatttgtgGTATCCCATATCCAAACCCACATGATTTCAGAGTATCTCttaaaatgaattatattagAAATACACAGAATAACTCCACAGATGTCGTAAATGCGCTGAGGGATGGCACATACAACTGGCATGTTTTGAGTGCCATTAAGGCCGTAAATCAGGCCATGGGACGATGTATAAGGCATGCAGATGATTATGGAGCTATACTACTTGCTGATGTAAGATACGAGTACAAGAATATACAGGTACAGCTCAGCAAATGGGTGTTGAAGTCTCTAGAGATATTTTCCGACACCGTAGCACTCAGTAACAGTTTGGACAAATTCTTTCTCAAGTTCCGAAAATCAActaaaaatgatacaatCAACCCTATATATGACATTTCCACGGCAAAATTAGTTGGTAATACTGAGAGTGATGATGAATCATTCACAGAGTTTGTCAAACATACATGTGATTACCAGAACCTGTTAGTACGATTCCAGGGTAAATCACAGAAAAGGGAAAGAAGCAACTCTTCTGCTTCTAGCCTGCTTGGAATGGTAAATGATGAATCAAAAATGTCTAAAAGTGGAGTTGACAACCCTTTCATTTGTTGGTCCAATGTCACATCAGCCCGCCCCCTTGACCAATTCAATCTTGAATAA